Genomic window (Psilocybe cubensis strain MGC-MH-2018 chromosome 1, whole genome shotgun sequence):
CACCTTTACCGACTGCTGGGTCAAGTGGCGGACCTATTGTCGACGAGGAAAGCGGGGCGGTGATTGGTGTCATGCTTGGTACAAGGATGGATAACAGGGTTGAAGGCGTCAGGGGCTGGGGTGTGCCTGCAGAATCCGTCTTTGAGGTTGGTAACAGCGACCAAATCTGTTTATCCTCTCAATTGACCACCAACTGTTTCCTAGATGTTCAGTTTGCCTGGCTTAGAAGGCAAAAAATAGTTAGAGAAGAATATATTAGATGCGATATAATTGAAAGGCAATgtaaaatatttttctaGAGCAAGATTCGGAAAAATGCCTCAAGGTGATCGGGGTCCTTGGAAAAGCAACTGACCAATGGCAGAAATGCGTGACGCTTAAAGGCCTCATCACATCAAAAACGACGCAGTCACTCTATAAAAGCCTCAAGCACGCAACTCCACCATGCTCTTGTGCTTTCTTTCCCTCCCTCCACccttttctctccattcCCTCCTCTTTCCCCCGCTTTTACCCACTTTCCCCTGTGTATTTGGCCTATTGCTATATCTTTGGTCGTACTTGTGTACTCCGGTTGCCTTTCAGGACTTGTATTGGAAGGGTATATGAATGTATTCATTGCTCTTCACTTTATCTAACTCCTTCATGGTGCGTCTCGCTatccttttcttctctcaGTTGGTTTTAATGTACCACCTAGTCATCTACTCTTCACCTCCTCACGTGAATCTCACTATCATGACAGGGCTGCTCACTGCCGTCATGGACCGTGAATGTGTTATCTTTCCACTCACTGCCCTCTGTATACTCCTGCACCAATCTCGACGACAATTTTCCGGTCTCGGCTGAATGACTCCTCCGTGCTGACCAACAGGAGGCTTGTTTGTcatttcttcatcgtcatcaagGGTCCATCATCACTTCTTGTCTGTTCCTCGTTGTCATCGATAGGCATGATGCGAACCGTCGCCAATCGCATGTGGCCCCAACCCAACATATCATTTCTCATGGGAGAGGTCACAAGGTCGTCGAGTTCCCGAGTCAAAAGCTGGCTCGGGAACCCTTGGCTCTGACTCGGGAACTGCTAAGACGTTAAACCTGGTGGACAAATCGAAATTTCGGAAAATTGGGCCTGGGCAGCTGCAGGGTTAGAATCGAATGAGTAAGTTCCAAGTCCAGAAGGACTGGATTCCTGCCAGGCTCAAAATATGCTCGTAAACGTTGGTGGTACTGGATCCCTGATAATACGCTGCACTTGTGGAAATTATCGCCGATTTTTTGCTATTCTCTTTTGGTCTTTATCGTGTTGTTCGCTGTATTATGTCTTGGCTCGGCGTGCACGTTCGTTCTATTGATCTTCTTGTGACTTAACCGGTGCTCTGGTACTTACTCTCGTCATTTTTTCGTCCAACTGTACGGACACATTCACGTCATACTCCGGAAGACATGCCATTATTTATTTGGTGAAGAAAGAGGGGGTCTTTGCATCCCagtcttttcatttttttttaaaaaaagtgTATTTCCCGTTATCTTGTATCTTAATGTCGTTGTCAATTTTATTTCTTAATCATTCGGTTTTCGACTTTCCCTCTGAGTTAGAGCAAATCTATATTCCAACGATGGTTTGTTCCCTTGTAATATCGTTAAGCAGCCTACTTCAAATCGTTACTATCTTCAATTTCCAAGAATATAAGCCAAAAGCTGTAAGCAAAAGTCATCGAATGTTTATTCATCTCAGTAAATCTTGCACAAACGCAATAACTTATCTCCGTACTTCACTATTCGTGGTGAACGGTGTGTACATTTGTGGAATCTTTAGGTTGAACGAGGACATTTCAAGTTAATAGAAGAGTACTAGTACGTAGACGGATGAAAGAAGGCCGCGTTGAAAGACTTCCGAGGTACAAGAACCCCAAGCGACGCAGATGACTCCAAATTTAGAGAAATAAAAATGGGTGTGGCACTTGTGTCGTGAGTGTAATTGGACTATTTGGCAGGCCCAGACGGACCGCCAGAGATGCAGCGCTAATTGTTTTGGATTCGTTCGAAGAGGTAATTGTAATACTTGTGGGTCCAAGGTCTGTTGCGTTGAGTCAGCGTTAGGTTGAATGCCCAATGACTCAAAAGGTAGCTTGGTGAACAAATACGGGAACCGGTGCTTGTTTTGGAAATAGTTTGTACGGGATGTTTTTGGCCTGTGGACGACGGAATGAGCACGTTTCCGTCCTCAACCACAAGTGCGGCGGTTCCATGTACGGTGAAGACggagaaaaacaaaagaggGAAGATATAGTGACTTCATAGGCCTAATCAGGAAGCTGACCAATCACATTTTATGGCGCACCTCTGTTGGTGCAGCAAGCCTTGACTCTCGCGCAGTGCAGTCTTCTGACTCTTTCGACCACCTTTTGTGCTTGGAATCCTATACCTCATATCCTATGGTGCTCGTCGATACAGAATCTGCCTCACATCTCAAACCATGGCTTGTCAGAACTCTTGAACCCATGTTCGTTTATttattctttcatttttcGCCTGTTCTTTGCTAATTTCATATGTCCTTGTTTTTAGATGCGATGCAGAGCCAGGCGCTTTGGCAGACTATATTCTTGCCCTACTGCAACACAATGTCCCCGAAAACGAGATGCGAGAAGAACTGGCTGTTCAGCTCGATGAATTTCTCGAAAAAGGTCTGTCTGGGCCGCTCAAATGAGCAATAGAGCGATGGTTTTGACCTCTTTTACCGCCTTTTTTTCCAAGCAGAGTGCAGCTCATTTGTTGATACGCTGTTCACCGTCATCCGCACGAAATCGTACATGCCCTACAGCGCCATTCCGTCCCCCAAACCACAAGATAGTGGAATCCCAATCCCATTAGACGCCCTGCTGCCATCGCCGTCAGACAGAATACGGAAGCGGAGTACGACCGATGATGAGCGTGATGGACGTCCGCCTGCAAAGGGCCCACGGCTGAATACCGACGGTCAGTTTTCGCGGTATGGCAATGGAGGGGACGGCCGTATGGGTGCTCAGTCTTCCGGAGCGTGGGGCCGCCCGCCAGTCGATAGGTTCGGCAACGGGGGAATGGGCATGGGTATGGGTGGATATCCTGGGCAGATGGTTGCAATGGGTATGAACGGGATGAATGGCATGAACGGTATGGGGCTCATGAACGGCAGGAGACCACAGGGATACCAACCGCCAGACCAAAAACGAGGTGTCTGTCGGGATTATCACAGTGcgtttccctttcttccctgTTTTGTGATCACAGCTCATCTGATTGTATACTCAGATAACGGATACTGCGCGCGCGGTGCGACGTGCAAGTACAGCCATGGAGATGACGCTGTCGTCCCAGGGCAACTATTCCCTGGTGCTGGCATGCCTTTCATGCCCATGTTCCCCGGTGGCCCTACTGGGATGCCTTTCATGCAAAATGCTGCTTACGACCCACATGAAGCCAGAATGGATATGAGACCAATGGGCGGCCGTCCACCCCACCAGCGGGCGCCTTTATTGCCCAGAATACAGCAGGAAGATGGAAGCAGAGTGGTCCACCCCATTAATGCGTCCGGAGAGCTTCCTGTGATCCAAGATTTAACTCCAATCGTCCCTCAAGACGCCCCGTCGCTTGAACCATTACCACACGGAGACGTCGACATGCACCAGGTCAATAACCAAGGTCCATCGGTGAACCCCCCTCACCTCGGAGGCGGCTACAATCCCATGATGAACAACATGAACGGGGGATATCTACCAAACATGGACGTCGATAACAATGCGCATATGCCCGGGATGCGCCCACCGACGCTAGGTCGTGGTCAAGGGCAGTATCGTGGTGGGAGAGGTGGTcctggaggaagaggacgaggtaCATTTGGCGGTGAAGTGCACAACTTCCGCCCAGAAAAACGTAACGACAAAACATTGGTCGTAGAAAAGATCCCTGAAGACAAGCTGTCATTGGAAGGCGTGAATGACTGGTTTAAGCGCTTCGGGACTGTAACGAACGTCGCGATTGACCCTACGAATGCAAAGGCTCTGGTGAGCTTCTCAAACCATGATGAGGCGCATGCTGCGTGGAAGTCAGAGGACGCTGTATTTGGGAATAGATTCGTGAAGGTGTTTTGGCATCGTCCGATGGAGGGACATGGTCAGATCGGGCAGCGCATGTTGGCTGCATCTGCGCCACTTGTAGCTAATATGACTTCGAAATCGGCCTCCCCTGCTCCTCAGCAGCAACCTCCATCTGCGGGACCTGTTTCGACTTCGACAACacctgccgccgccgctgcagGAGCGAGCGCGACGCCACGTAAATCTGCAACGCCGGCTACCTCTTCAGCAGCAACCTTAGCGATCGAGGAGAAGCGGCAGCAGCTCGAGCAGACGATTGCTGAACAAAATGCGCTGATTGCATCGTATTCCACTGCCCCGGCAGATGAGAAAAAGGGAATCATGGCGCGATTAAGGAAGATAGATGAGGAGATGAAGGcgttgaaggagtcgatttcaTCCTCTTTACCACCCGCGGCGTCCACATCCGCCAGTTCGAGTAGCACAGCAGCTGCATCTGCGAAGAAGTCCGTGAATACTACGGCAGACCGCGAGAGATTGGAACGCGAGCGGTTGGATAAAGAGTTGGATATGCCCAATGGTACGGGCACCAGTGAAGGTGGCGGAGAGACTACGGAGGATCTGAAGGCAAAATTGGAAAAACTAAAGGCAGAGGTACGTTTTGTCTGGACATTTTGGCCTTTTTCAGAGCGCTTATATTTATTCTATCTTTACTTTAGGCTGCCAGTCTAGGATTGGACTCTGCGCTGCCGTCATCATCTTACAGAGGAGGATATCGAGGGCGGGGAAGAGGTGCTCCTCGGAGTTACTTCCGTGGGGCTACTATGCGTGGTGGCCCTCCTCGCGCAAGCATGAAGTTGGATAACCGTCCAAAAAAATTGCTCGTGAAAAATGTGCCTGAAGATTCCGCTCAAGCGTTGAGGGATTGGTATGAGGTACGTTGAGGTCTTCTTCCATACTGTGAACCCTGTTCTGatcattttattttatcaCTTAGACCACAGGTCAATTGGAGTCTGTTGAACCTGTAGATGGTGCTGGCGGAAGCACATATATTGTGTCATTCAAGTCTAGATCTGCGGCGGAAGCGGTAATTGAGTTGTTTAATCTTATCTGTTCATCTTGTTGATATTTTCCTCTCTATATAGGGTCTGTCAAAAGGTGCCAATATCCCAATTGTTGGTTCTGTACAGATATCGTGGTATACTGGAAAAGAGGGAGCTAGCACTGTGACACCAACACAAACAACGAAGGCCCTTCCTAGCGAGTCGAGTAGTAGTGCACCTGCTGCAAGTCATAGTTCTGAATATGGACATGAAGCACCACCACGATCGCCAGAAAGCCATGCTGCGCATCATCTACACGAGGAAGAGATTATTGCTAGCGGGTGGGGAGGAggtgacgatgaagatggcaTGGGTCTGCTGTAGAATGACACTTTTATGTGGACATGTTTCCTATTTTGCTTGTGCCTGCTGCTTCTTCGTTGGGattccctttccttttcgtTTTATTTCTCTTCTATGCGTACAATCTTTGTAATACTTACATTTCCTCTGGAGGCGGTCGTTgcaatattttattttttaaatgtGCGTCATGAATTTGACGACACTGCTGCCTCTTCAACTTTAAAGCAGCGCCCTATACAATTTGTGCGAGAGAGATATTTAAGATTCAAGTGCATATGAAGTCGTCTAAGAAATCTACAGCAGCCCACACACTAttgaaaatgagaaaaagcAAATTGAAATGCCACAGAATAACCATCCTAATAGATATATATTTCTTTCGTTATGAATGAGAGAGATGAAAGAAGATATGTAACGCCAGTGTGTAGAAGAGCAAGTGAAAAAATGGGGAGATAACACCAGTCAGTAAGATTAGATGACCGCAATACCAAATGTTAGAATGGTCGGGGCGGGGCATCAGAtcagaaatcaagaaatagGATCTCCTGCCAGGATAgtgagatgatgatgagggaCAAGCCTTTGTCCGTTAGATAACGATGCTCCAGTCGCTTGGGATCTTGCCGGTTTGGCGACCGACGAGCTCGGTCCAGATGTGGCGCGAAAGTGGGCCCATGCCATCTTTGCCAACTGGGATGTGGACGTCTTCGCCTAGGTAGCCGATGCGGTCGACGGGGCTGATGATAGCGGCAGTACCTATATCGGCAGGACAAAAGTTTAGACAAGAGAtgggagaaaaaaaaaagcagtTTTACGCACCAGCACCAAAGAGCTCAGCGAGCCGTCCAGATTCGGATGCTTCCTTGACTTCGGACATTGTTACGGGTCGCTCTGAGACTGTGATGTCCGTGGGGAGGCCTGCGACGGGTTTGACGCCGGATGCGTGCTCGCGCGCGAGGGTGAGGACGGAGTCGCGAGTGATACCTGGGAGAATCATGCCGTCGAGGGGTGGAGTGACAAGTTCATACCCTAGAGAGAATATGGTGCAGAGGCAGAGTTAAAATTTTGATAGTGTTGAAAAATGGTGATTTTGTTACCTCCTCCCTCTTTGTGGAACACGACGAACATGTTCATGGTGCCAACTTCAGTGAGGTAGTGTTCGGGCCCATGAAGCCACAGGTTCTGGGAGTATCCTTGGGCGGCGGCGTGTCTCTGGGGTAGGATTCCTGGGGCGTAGTTAACACCAAGCTTGAATGCACCGGTTCCTGATTGATGTTAATGTTAATATCTGCTATGTGTGAGTAAGGAGGGATTAGATGGGACGAACCTCCAGGGGCGGCCCGGACGTACTCCGTGGTACCGTAGAGTGCGATAGGTTTGAAGCCAGTGGGATAATACAAGCCTACGGGGCTCAGGATGACGAAGAGAAGAGCTTCATTGGGAGGGCTGACACCGATAGCTTTTTGTGTGCCAACTGTGTTGATTTGTGGTTAGTTGAGATAAATGACACTTGAATGCGGGAAGCGAAAACTCACTGAGGGTAGGCCGTACGTAAAGACTGTGGCCTGGCTCAGATGGGATCCAGTGCTTGTCGATGCGGATAAGCTGCTTGATGAGTTCCAGAAGAGCATCACCGTTGAATGTCTACATATTTTTTATGGTTGTGAGCCCAAGTTGAGGTAGAGCCATGAGGTGATAACGCACGGGTAGGGCAATACGGTGTGCACTAGTATTCATACGCTTCATGTTCATGTCGGGTCTGAACATTCTGATATTGCCTTCGGGATCTGTGTAGGCTTTCATTCCCTCGAAGATGGTTTGCGCGTAGTGCAGCACTGTAGAGCTGGGTTCCATTGCGAGCGGGCCGTCTGGGAACTTTGTGAGATACATGCATAGCTAGATCGGGGGATTAAATAAACGGACATGGTTGGATATGAGGTGCTCCCCATCCTGCTTCTTGTGTCCATGGAATGGTTAACATATGGTCAGTCTAGATATTTAATATTCAATATATTGGTGCATTTTAGATGGCACGAGGTGACGCACGAAGGTATGGCCAAACTTCAATGTTGAAGACTCTGGCAAAGTTTTAGGTTTGCCTGTCCGTGTAAATTGAAGTTTGGAAGGCTTCGCTTTGTTTTAGCAAGGGAAATATGTGCGAGGAAGTATAGCAAACGCACATCAATATCGGCCAAGCCTCCAGCTAGTGAGCTTAGAGCTCTAAGAGAGATAGGCGCATTCCTCCATAGTAGTGTCCTCAGACCTGCCGAGTTAAATTGGGAGGCATTGGAAGTGCGCACAGCACGCGAGAAAGCCAATGACATGGTCCAAGAGGATGGGGGAAGGCAAGAAGATCCGGGGTGGGATTTAAACCTGCTTGCAACAGACAGGTTGAGTCGAAAGCTATTTATTCGGAGCATCCGTTGACAAGCGGATCGGCTTTCTGTGCCGAAGAGCGCTCAGTTGGTCCTTCCTTAATCCTATATTGTACACTCTAaaccttcatcttcaaattGTACAGAACCATGATGTAATTTGTCTGTATAGGGTCTATATACAATGTTGTTGTAGTAGTGGTGGCCGCGACAGTTTGGCCTGACAATTAAGAAGAGTAGTCGATGCTATTCTCAGTTTAAAGAACGATCACCTCGGATGAGAAGACTGGATCAAGAGAGGCCATATCCTGCGAATAAAGTGAGCTGCAATGGCACAGAACATGGGCCACAGAACATGGCGGTATTTAAGGAAATTGATCAAGGGGACGCAGCCCCTGTGAGAAGAAACGGACACACGTGGAAACTTTGGCTGAAAGATTTTTGGCAAGAGCAGTGAGTATTGCCTTGTTCTTCACTCAGTCATTCTGAGCATCCTCCAAGGGGTTGCCTGTTGACAACTCCCTCCAGTATACCCAACTATCCTTGTCTACTGGTCCCCTTTCTCCCTCTTATTCTTCAGTCCAGCTCTGGCCGCCAGCACACaccatctccatctctctTCTATCCGCCTAATTCCTATCCTTCTCCATGTCTACTAAGCGCAGAGATCCCCTACCGCGTCTCAGTATCGTTCAAAATCTCAATATGCAACAGCCTACAGGTGGTCCTGGCCAGGCTCTATACTCCCCCGCCCTTCCGACGAGTATACAACAGAGCTTCCACCCAGCTTTCCCCGTCTCAAATCCACTCCAAACACCTATGCAATCCTTCTTTAATGCAACTCCTGGCGCTCCTGCGCGTCCAGGCCATCACGCCCACCACGCAAGCATTCAACTAGCAGCAGCGGGCATCCACCCTCCCAATTACATGACCCCTGTCGCCTCTCACTTTCCACGGCCCTCCATTGCGTTGGCTCCTGGCGTCCAACCTCAAGCTTCTCCTCATCCATTCCCAAATCGAAGTCGACGTCAGTTGAGTATCGGTGGTCCTCCGAAGGCGGTTTTGGGTGGTCCTGCTCGTAAGGTCAGCCCACTTCCCGGTGCTCTCGGTCCAAGTATCACCCCAGGAGCAACCCCAGCGCCtgtgaagacgaagaaggtCATCGTCAATTTCCCGAAGGAAACGCCCGTTGGCGAAGATGGCGAGCCTACGACGCGTCCTTCCTGGGCGCGGACGCCTTTACCCAAGGAATCTGACAGTTCTGAACAAGTGCCAGTCAAGGCTGTCGAAATTGCCACTGCGGAATCTTATCCACCAGATGAATGGAGGCACGATTTACCTGATGCAGTCGACGTCTATCTTCCGGGCAAAGTGCGTAACATAGCGGAAGCAATTTTTGTAACGTACACTTGATTCGAGATTCCGGCTGATTGTTTTCATTAAACAGCGCGCGTGGGACGCTCTTAAAATACAAACTATCGAGGAAAAGTTGGAGAAACTTGGAGTAGAACGCGGTTCCGGAAGCACTGTCCCTCAGATTCATGCACCTCACGCCCGGGCTGCTTCGGTACGTCGTCAGCACATGCTCTACACGTGGTAGCCTTTGTCTAAACAAACATTTAGATATCTTCACCTGCAGATCCAGCTCTTCTGTTGTTCAAGCTGAATAAACTA
Coding sequences:
- a CDS encoding RNA-binding protein 27, yielding MVLVDTESASHLKPWLVRTLEPICDAEPGALADYILALLQHNVPENEMREELAVQLDEFLEKECSSFVDTLFTVIRTKSYMPYSAIPSPKPQDSGIPIPLDALLPSPSDRIRKRSTTDDERDGRPPAKGPRLNTDGQFSRYGNGGDGRMGAQSSGAWGRPPVDRFGNGGMGMGMGGYPGQMVAMGMNGMNGMNGMGLMNGRRPQGYQPPDQKRGVCRDYHNNGYCARGATCKYSHGDDAVVPGQLFPGAGMPFMPMFPGGPTGMPFMQNAAYDPHEARMDMRPMGGRPPHQRAPLLPRIQQEDGSRVVHPINASGELPVIQDLTPIVPQDAPSLEPLPHGDVDMHQVNNQGPSVNPPHLGGGYNPMMNNMNGGYLPNMDVDNNAHMPGMRPPTLGRGQGQYRGGRGGPGGRGRGTFGGEVHNFRPEKRNDKTLVVEKIPEDKLSLEGVNDWFKRFGTVTNVAIDPTNAKALVSFSNHDEAHAAWKSEDAVFGNRFVKVFWHRPMEGHGQIGQRMLAASAPLVANMTSKSASPAPQQQPPSAGPVSTSTTPAAAAAGASATPRKSATPATSSAATLAIEEKRQQLEQTIAEQNALIASYSTAPADEKKGIMARLRKIDEEMKALKESISSSLPPAASTSASSSSTAAASAKKSVNTTADRERLERERLDKELDMPNGTGTSEGGGETTEDLKAKLEKLKAEAASLGLDSALPSSSYRGGYRGRGRGAPRSYFRGATMRGGPPRASMKLDNRPKKLLVKNVPEDSAQALRDWYETTGQLESVEPVDGAGGSTYIVSFKSRSAAEAGLSKGANIPIVGSVQISWYTGKEGASTVTPTQTTKALPSESSSSAPAASHSSEYGHEAPPRSPESHAAHHLHEEEIIASGWGGGDDEDGMGLL
- a CDS encoding Branched-chain-amino-acid aminotransferase, mitochondrial; the encoded protein is MSLAFSRAVRTSNASQFNSAGLRTLLWRNAPISLRALSSLAGGLADIDPSKLQFTRTGKPKTLPESSTLKFGHTFTDHMLTIPWTQEAGWGAPHIQPYGPLAMEPSSTVLHYAQTIFEGMKAYTDPEGNIRMFRPDMNMKRMNTSAHRIALPTFNGDALLELIKQLIRIDKHWIPSEPGHSLYVRPTLIGTQKAIGVSPPNEALLFVILSPVGLYYPTGFKPIALYGTTEYVRAAPGGTGAFKLGVNYAPGILPQRHAAAQGYSQNLWLHGPEHYLTEVGTMNMFVVFHKEGGGYELVTPPLDGMILPGITRDSVLTLAREHASGVKPVAGLPTDITVSERPVTMSEVKEASESGRLAELFGAGTAAIISPVDRIGYLGEDVHIPVGKDGMGPLSRHIWTELVGRQTGKIPSDWSIVI